The window AGGCCAGGAAATAGGGTGCCAGGTGAATGATATAGACGTTTTTCCATTTTTTACTGGAAATGATGTTTTCAGAAAAGAAATAGATCACGGGACCAAACAACAATGCCGAAGGGTCTTCCCATAGCATTAAAAATGGATATTGATGAAAGATGCCGCCAATTTGAAGCGCTGCATCTATCGCATTTGCACTCATCAGAAAAAAGAATACGCCAAGCCAGATAAAGCCTTTGGTTCGGGCATTGTTGTCGAAAGTTAGGAATGCGCCTAATAGCGCAAAAAGACTTGCATCAACAATGGCAAAAGGAACTACTGGCGTCATTTAATCTTAAATGATGATTGACAAATATATTGGTTACTGATGCTACACATAGCTTACAGCCTTTGTCCGACACCTATTTCATGAACGGCTTAGGAGTGATGAGTCCGACAATGTTTCCGGCGACATCAATGAACCAGGCAAAAGAACGACCATCTGGTAACGGAATAGGGCCGACTTTTCTTTGTCCTCCATTGGTCACTACTGCATCGAGATCTGTTTCAATATCATCTGTCTCGATGTAGACGGTGATGTATTGTTGTGGGGCTTTTGGGTCCAATTGATTGAGATGTCCGGGTAAATACTCAGGATCAGCAGCATTGATAGAAGCTGACCTTCCGATCGGTTCAATGTTCCAGTCAAATACGTTTTGATAAAATGCTGAAGTTGCGGCAATATCGCTGCATCCAATTTCAAAATGAACCACTTTCTTTTTCATGAGGATAGTGTTTTCGAACAAGTGTGAAAAATAGGATTACCTTGAAGGTATCTGAATTATGATTGATGCATGATCATCCCACGATAACGAGATCAAAATTGGTTCTTTTGGGTGATCGATTTCATCTTTTTGTGATGAAATGAAATAAACTTGGAGTTTTTGGGTGATATCGGTTACTCAAATGGAACATTATCGTAAAAGGTGAATAAATGGATGTAATTGAAGAAAGTCTGGTCAAGTCGCGAGAGCACATCATTCGCGAATGCTACGAGGAAGTTTTTCCAAAAGCGGCCATGTACATTCGGAAACAAGGCGGGGATTTGACTGTTGCTAAGGAGGTATTTCAGGAAGCATTGGTTTTGTATTATGAAAAACTAATCAGTCGGTCCTTTGAACCTGATCAAAACCATCAGTCCTACTTTATGGGAATGGTCAAGAATCGATGGCTAAAACATCAGTCAAAATTGTCTCGAATGTCACATCTGGACGAGATGGATTGTCCGAATGAAATCACTCCAACATTGGTGACACAAAGGC of the Cytophagales bacterium genome contains:
- a CDS encoding VOC family protein; the encoded protein is MKKKVVHFEIGCSDIAATSAFYQNVFDWNIEPIGRSASINAADPEYLPGHLNQLDPKAPQQYITVYIETDDIETDLDAVVTNGGQRKVGPIPLPDGRSFAWFIDVAGNIVGLITPKPFMK